The Tenebrio molitor chromosome 5, icTenMoli1.1, whole genome shotgun sequence genome has a segment encoding these proteins:
- the 5-HT2A gene encoding 5-hydroxytryptamine receptor 2C has translation MLSPPEDVILSECTDDTALTTTCNRTATLTLSCVRPGLRYVDFYCEFDLNATFCTACDDANVTAVVATNFTNASVGDFILRVVSNYTQCSLVNRSGGVFWTCDGTGGDEGAGWGANYDWSFLFVVVFIIAGGLGNILVCLAVILDRRLQNVTNYFLLSLAIADLLVSLFVMPLGAIPGFLGKWPFGVAWCTVYVTCDVLACSASIMHMCFISLGRYLGIRNPLKTRHSTTTRTIVMRIALAWLLSMLVSSSITVLGIIDDKNIMPEPDSCVINNRAFFVFGSLVTFYVPMVIMVVTYALTVQLLRKKARFAAEHPENDQFRRLGGRFGQKERTTPAMWRTAGSGERSANNMRISTSHPQLSYANGGGGAGPISATRKDQSTQTPENIARETRNCKLRSLKLQLNNVPSNLSNFRLLAGRVKRKTMAANSVATEQKASKVLGLVFFTFVLCWAPFFILNIIFAACPDCDVPEHVVVVCLWLGYVSSTINPIIYTVFNKTFRAAFIRLLLCRCQRLSRPVRYRSVNENRGAASLCTPSALPLAISLQGTPLLTPASTESSYVRTPSTNFRERDDSYDDHDC, from the exons ATGCTCTCGCCCCCGGAGGACGTCATCCTCTCCGAGTGCACCGACGACACAGCTCTGACCACGACATGCAACCGCACCGCCACCCTGACCCTGTCCTGCGTCCGACCCGGCCTCAGATACGTCGACTTCTACTGCGAGTTCGACCTGAACGCGACCTTCTGCACGGCGTGCGACGACGCCAACGTGACCGCGGTGGTGGCGACCAACTTCACGAACGCCAGTGTCGGTGATTTCATCCTGAGGGTGGTGTCGAACTACACCCAGTGCAGTTTGGTGAACCGGAGTGGTGGCGTGTTTTGGACGTGCGACGGCACGGGCGGCGATGAGGGAGCGGGCTGGGGGGCGAACTACGACTGGAGTTTCTTGTTCGTGGTGGTGTTCATCATCGCCGGGGGGCTGGGCAACATCCTCGTCTGTCTGGCGGTCATCCTCGACAGGAGGCTGCAGAACGTCACCAACTATTTCCTGCTGTCGTTGGCCATAGCGGACTTGTTGGTCAGCCTCTTCGTCATGCCTCTAGGAGCCATTCCCGGGTTTCTGG GTAAGTGGCCGTTCGGCGTGGCCTGGTGCACCGTCTACGTGACGTGCGACGTCCTCGCCTGCTCGGCCTCCATCATGCACATGTGCTTCATCAGCCTGGGCCGCTACCTCGGCATCAGAAACCCGCTGAAGACGCGCCACAGCACCACCACCCGCACCATAGTGATGCGGATAGCGCTGGCGTGGCTGCTGTCCATGCTGGTCTCGAGCAGCATCACCGTCTTAG GGATTATCGACGACAAGAACATCATGCCGGAGCCCGACTCGTGCGTCATCAACAACCGCGCCTTCTTCGTCTTCGGCTCGCTGGTGACGTTCTACGTGCCGATGGTGATCATGGTGGTGACGTACGCCCTCACCGTCCAGCTCCTCCGCAAGAAGGCCCGCTTCGCCGCCGAGCACCCCGAGAACGACCAGTTCCGCCGGCTGGGAGGCCGCTTCGGCCAGAAGGAGAGGACGACGCCGGCGATGTGGAGGACGGCCGGCTCGGGGGAGAG GTCGGCGAACAACATGAGGATCAGCACGTCGCACCCCCAGCTCTCGTACGCCAACGGGGGCGGCGGCGCAGGACCCATCTCCGCCACCAGGAAGGACCAGAGCACGCAGACACCGGAAAACATCGCCAGGGAGACGCGCAACTGCAAGCTGCGCTCGCTCAAGCTCCAGCTGAACAACGTGCCCTCGAACCTGTCCAACTTCAG GCTGCTGGCCGGCCGGGTCAAGCGGAAGACGATGGCGGCCAACTCCGTCGCCACCGAGCAGAAGGCCTCCAAGGTCCTGGGGCTCGTCTTCTTCACGTTCGTCCTCTGCTGGGCGCCCTTCTTCATCCTCAACATAATCTTCGCCGCCTGCCCCGACTGCGACGTGCCCGAGCACGTCGTCGTCGTCTGCCTGTGGCTCGGTTACGTCAGCTCCACCATCAACCCCATCATCTACACGGTCTTCAACAAGACCTTCAGGGCGGCCTTCATCAGGCTCCTGCTGTGCAGGTGTCAGAG GCTCTCGAGACCGGTGCGGTACAGATCGGTCAACGAGAACCGCGGGGCCGCCAGTCTCTGCACCCCCTCGGCCCTCCCCCTGGCCATAAGCCTGCAAGGGACGCCGCTGCTCACTCCCGCCTCCACGGAGTCGTCCTACGTGAGGACGCCCTCCACCAACTTCCGCGAAAGGGACGACTCCTACGACGACCACGACTGCTAA